DNA sequence from the Pseudomonas fluorescens Q2-87 genome:
CATCGCCGCACCTGCCCGGCGAAAGCCGCCATGACTCGCTTGAGCAGTTCGTTGTGGCGGTAGCGGCCGTCGCGGTCGTCGCCGTAACGCACGATCACCAGTTTGGCGCTGGGGATGATGTACAACGCCTGGCCCCAATGACCCAGCGCGGCGAAGGTATCCTCCGGCGCATCGGGCCATGGGTGGATGGCCGGGTCAGCTGCGCGATTGAGCCACCAATGGCCGCCCGGCACGGCTTCGTCCTGGCCGGCCTGGAAATGCACGAAAGGCTCGCGGTTGAACGCGACCCAGGCCTTGGGGATCAGCTGCCGCTCGCCCCAGCGGCCGTCCCGCTGCATCAACAGCCCTACACGCGCCAGGTCTCGCGCCGTGAGGTAGGCGTAGGAAGAACCGACGAACGTGCCGCGGGCATCGGTTTCCCACGTGGCGTGACGAATGGCCAGGGGTTCGAACAGCGCCGTCCAGGGGTAATCGGGATAGCGCACCGGGCCGACGATGGTCTTCAGAGCTGCCGCCAACAGGTTGCTGTCGCCACTGGAATAACGGAACACCTGTCCCGGCGGGCCGAAGCTTTCATGCTGCGCGGTAAACGCCGCCATGTCGCGCCGTCCCCGGGTATACAGCATCGCCACCACCGAGGAGTTGAGCGGCGCGTATTCGTAGTCTTCCTGCCAATCCAGGCCCGAGGCCCAGTGGAACAGATCGGCCAGGGTCATGTCCGGGTGCTTTTCCAACGCTGGGTAGTAACGCACGACCGGATCTTGCAGGCCGAACAGCTGTTCACCGTAGGCCGCACCGAACACCGTCGCCAGCAGGCTTTTGCTGATGGACCAGGTCAGGTGTGGGGTCTCGGCGCTGGTCGGTCCAGCGTAGCGCTCGTAGACCAGCCGACCGTCCTGGATCACCAGCAGCGCGTCGGTGCGGATGCCTTGGCGGGTGGCGTCGTCCCGGGGGGCGAAGGCGTAACTCTCCAAGGCCTCGATGGCCGCGCCGCTGGGGGTCGGGCCGGTTGGCCATTGCTCACCGGGCCAGTCTTCGGCATGGGTATTGAGGGTGAATATCAGGAGCGGGATCAGGAACCAGCCTTTGAGCATGTTCGCAGGGCTCGGTGGATTGAACCTGCTGAGCCTAGCCAAGCTTGATGACAGTTTTGCGTTGTATGAGGTTTGACTGTGGGAGCGAGCCTGCTCGCGATAGCGGTGTGTCAGTGCGCTGACGTGTGACTGGTCCGGCGCTATCGCGAGCAGGCTCGCTCCCACAAGGGTTTGTCGTCAGTAGGCCGTTATCCCAGCGCCTTGGCCAACCGCTTGGCCCGCGCCCCGGCCGCCATGTCCATCACCGTTCTATCCCGCGCCCACATCTCGCGCCACGACGCAGGCCCTACCGCCAGTGCGGCATTGAGTTCGTCATCAAGCCCTTGGAACTGAGCGAACAAGCCGCCCAACAGCACATGCCCGGCCGCGCTGGAGGGGTTGTGGCGGCTGACTTCTGCGCAACCGGCCAGCAGCGCCAGCAGGCGCAACTGCAAGGCCTGGGGCCAGTCGCATTCCTGCCCCACGCCGTACAACCAGGCGCTCATGGCACTGAGCACGTATAGGTCTTCCAGGGTGCGGAACGGTTTGACGTAGGCGTCCCAACCGTCGCCGGCCAACAACTCGCACAGTGCGCCGTCGAGCAGCACGCGGCCATGGCTGATGTCTGGCATCAGGGCGATGGTGGGAAGTTTTTCCAGGGTCACGCCGGGCTCGCCGGGAAAGACCACCGCCAGGCTCAGCCGTGGCGTTTCACCGGGTGCTTCGCTGCGAGCGGCGATCAGCAGCCATTCGGCGGCGTCGCCGGCAGTGACGAAATCCTTGCGCCCGCTCAGGCGCAAGTCGCTGAGGCGGGTCTGCATGTCTGCCGGGCGCAGGCTGCGCCGTTCGGTGGCACACAAGGCGCCCAGGCTCTGCGGCGCGCTTGGCCAAAGCACCCGCAACGCCGCTTGGTAGCCCACCAGGAAAGCCAGGCCCGGCGTCGCCATCAATCGCGCGCCGGCCACCGCCAGTTCAAACGGCATCACCGGCCCCAGGCGTTGCAACAACGCGGCATAACCTTCGGCCAGGTCCGGATGGGCGGGCAGGCGCTCGCCGCGTTCGATCAGGGTTTGCCAAGGCATGAAGGGGCCTCCTGAGGGCTGTCATATAAGCATCACCAAAGCTTCATGGCGATGACACCGGGGCTACATAGCCTGACTTTGCACAACATGGCTGCATAAAGAAAGTCGATTGGCTGCAACTGAACAGCCCGCACGGAGATTCGCTATGACCCAGATCGCCCGCATCAGCGACACCGGCAATGACCGCCGCCTGCAAGCCGAACGCCTGATCGGCGCCCAAGCCTTGCAAGAAGCCCAGGCCCTGCGCTTCAACGTCTTCAGTGGCGAATTCAACGCCAAGCTCAAGGGCGCGGAAATGGGTCTGGACATGGATGACTACGATGTTCACTGCGCCCACATCGGCGTTCGCGACCTGAACACCGGCCGCCTCGTGGCGACCACCCGCCTGCTCGACCACCAGGCCGCCAGCAGCCTGGGCCGGTTCTACAGCGAAGAAGAATTCAGCCTCAACGGCCTGGTTCACCTCAAAGGGCCCATCCTGGAAATCGGCCGCACCTGCGTCGACCCGGCCTACCGCAATGGCGGCACCATCGCCGTGCTCTGGGGCGAATTGGCCGAAGTGCTGAACGAAGGCGGCTACAGCTACCTGATGGGCTGCGCGAGCATCCCGATGCAGGACGGCGGCATCCAGGCCCAGGCAATCATGCAGCGCCTGCGCGAACGCTACCTGTGCACCGAATACCTGCAAGCCGTACCGAAAAAACCGTTGCCGAGCCTGGACGTGCCGTCCAACGTCATCGCCGAAATGCCACCCCTGCTCAAGGCCTACATGCGCCTGGGCGCGAAGATTTGCGGCGAACCGTGCTGGGATGAGGACTTCCAAGTGGCCGATGTCTTCATCCTGCTCAAGCGCGACGAACTCTGCCCGCGCTACGCCCGCCACTTCAAGGCGGCCGTGTGATGAGCCGGTTGCGGGTGTACGCGCGCATCGCGCGGGTATTGCTGGTGGTGACGCTGGGCCTGAGCATGGCCAGTGTGTTCGGGCTGTTCGAGCGCCTGGGAGTGGCCAATTCCATGGTCCGCCGCCAGCGTTGGTCACGGTTCTTCATGGCACGCTTGAGTCGCGCCCTGCCCTTCTCCGTGACGGTCCACGGCCAGTTGCCGCAACGGCCGATGCTGTGGGTCAGCAATCATGTGTCCTGGACCGATATCCCACTGTTGGGCATGCTCACGCCGTTGTCGTTCCTGTCCAAGGCCGAAGTGCGCACCTGGCCGGTGGCCGGATGGCTGGCGGCCAAGGCAGGCAGCCTGTTCATCCGCCGTGGCTCGGGCGACAGCCAGTTGATCCGCAAACAGATGAGCCGCCATTTGGAACAGGCCCATCCATTGCTGATGTTCCCCGAAGGCACCACCACCGATGGGCGTTCCTTGCGTACGTTTCATGGGCGCTTGTTGTCGGCGGCCATTGACGCCGATGTCGCCTTGCAACCCGTGGCGATCCGTTACCTGCGCAACGGCGAACCTGACTCGCTGGCGCCGTTCATTGGCGATGATGACTTGCTGTCACACCTGATGCGCTTGTTTGCCAATGACCGGGGCGACGTGCACATCCACCTGCTGCAACCCATCGCCTGCCACGGCCAGGAACGCGCGGCCCTGGCGTTCCAGGCACAACAGGCGGTGCACAAGGCGTTGTTCGGCGTGACTCCGGAGAAACAGCAGGCGCCGGTGCGGCCTGCAGCGATTGCAGCTTGATCTGCAAATTTTACGAAGATCCTGTGTGGGAGCGGGCTTGCTCGCGAAAGCGGTTTAGCATTCAACGGAAATGTTGACTGTCCCACCGCTTTCGCGAGCAAGCCCGCTCCCACAGTTAGATCGGTGATGTGGTTTGGTTTTGCGCAAAGTCCTGCAATTGCGGATAGAACAACCGAAAGTCTTCGCTCAACGGTTCATAAAGCCTGACCAGTTCCTCCATCGCCCCAGCCAATTCCTCCGGCCGGGACAGGCGTCGGGAAATGCCGCGCAGTACCTGCCCCAGCACCTCGAATTTCTGATAAGACCCCAGCCAGTCATTCGCCGCCATATAAGGTGCGATTTGCGCCAGCCGCCCGGGCAACTGCGCTTCGGTGCCGAGTACCTGATAGACCCGAGCGGTGAAATCCGCCAGCGGCCCTTCGTCGTATAGCGTCCAGTCCCGAGCCAGGCAATGGTCGAAAAACACGTCGAGCACGATCCCGGCATAACGCCTGCGCACCGTGGAAAAGCGCGACAGGGCGATGTCCACCAAGGGATGGCGGTCGGTGTACATGTCGATGCGTCGGTGCAAGGCAATCGCCGCCTCGATCTGCGGATCGTACAGTCCTTGCAGCGGTCCCTTGACGAAGTCGCCGTAGAGACTGCCGAGCAATTGTTCCCGGCCAGGGCCGCCGAGGTGCAGGTGCGCGAGATAGTTCATGGGGCGCAGCTTAGCATCGACTTGCCCATATCGTTATAACCCGATATAGCGATTCGTTTGGCATTCAGATCAAATCCATATTGGAATATCGCGAAGTAACGATTTAAGGTTCGCCTCATCGCGATATAGCGTTTTACTCATTACGAGCTGCCTTCATGACCCTCGACCTCGACGACATTATCAAAGCCCTGGCGCACCCGGTCAGGCGAGACATTCTCAACTGGCTCAAAGACCCCAAGGTCCAGTTCCCGGAACAGTTGCACAACCACGAATTCGGCATCTGCGCCGGGCAGATCGACCAGCGCTGCGGCCTGTCGCAGTCCACCGTGTCGGCGCACTTGGCGGTATTGCAACGGGCGGGGCTGATCACCAGCCAGAAAGTCGGTCAATGGCATTTCTTCAAGCGCAACGAGGAAGTGATCCAGCAATTTCTCAAGCAAATGAGCCAAGAGCTCTGACCTGACAAGGACTCGACATGCCTCTCTCACTCTTCATCCTGGCCCTGAGCGCCTTCGCCATCGGTACCACCGAGTTCGTCATCATGGGCTTGTTGCCCGATGTGGCGGCCGACCTGGGCGTCTCGATACCCGGCGCCGGCTGGCTGGTGACCGGCTATGCCCTGGGCGTGGCCATTGGCGCACCGTTCATGGCGCTGGCCACCGCACGCTTGCCACGCAAGGCTGCCCTGGTGACCCTGATGGGAATTTTCATCGTCGGCAACCTGCTCTGCGCCATCGCCAGCGATTACAACGTGCTGATGTTCGCCCGGGTCGTCACCGCCCTGTGCCACGGTGCGTTCTTCGGCATCGGCTCGGTGGTGGCCGCCGGCCTGGTCGCCCCCAACAAGCGCGCTTCGGCCGTGGCCCTGATGTTCACCGGCCTGACCCTGGCCAACGTGCTCGGCGTCCCGCTGGGCACCGCGTTGGGCCAACAAGCCGGCTGGCGTTCGACCTTCTGGGCGGTGACGGTCATTGGCGTGGTGGCGCTGATCGGTCTGATCCGCTTCTTGCCGGCCAAGCGCGATGAAGAAAAACTCGACATGCGCTCGGAATTGGTCGCGCTCAAGGGAGCCGGCCTGTGGCTGTCCCTGAGCATGACCGCGCTGTTCTCCGCCTCGGTCTTCACCCTGTTCACCTACGTCGCCCCGCTGCTGGGCGAGGTGACCGGCGTATCGCCCCGTGGCGTGACCTGGACCCTGGTGTTGATCGGCCTGGGCCTGACCTTGGGCAACATCATCGGCGGCAAGCTGGCGGACAAGAGCCTGGCGAACACGCTAATGGGTGTCTTCCTCACCATGGCCGTGGTCTCCACCGTCCTGAGCTGGACCAGCGTGGCGCTGATCCCCACGGAAATCACCCTGTTCCTCTGGGCCACCGCCTGCTTCGCCGCCGTGCCGGCCTTGCAAGTCAACGTGGTGACCTTCGGCAAAGATGCGCCGAACCTGGTTTCGACGCTGAACATCGGCGCCTTCAACATCGGCAATGCCTTGGGCGCCTGGGTCGGCGGCAGCGTCATCGACCACGGCCTCGGCCTCACCTCCGTGCCCCTGGCCGCCGGTGCGCTGGCCGTGCTGGCACTGCTGGTGACGCTGATCACTTTCCGCCAGGGCGGCAATGCCGAACTGGCTACGGCAACTCGTTGACTATTAATCCCTTCCACTTTTGAGGTTGTATTTCATGGCGACTATTTTCGACCCGATCAAACTCGGCGATATCGAGCTGAAAAACCGTATCATCATGGCTCCGCTCACCCGCTGCCGCGCCGATGAAGGCCGTGTGCCCAACGCCCTGATGGCCGAGTACTACGTACAACGTGCCTCCGCCGGCCTGATCCTCAGCGAAGCGACTTCCGTCACGCCGATGGGCGTGGGCTACCCGGATACCCCGGGCATCTGGTCCAACGACCAGGTGCGCGGCTGGAGCAACGTGACCAAGGCGATCCATGGCGCCGGCGGCAAGATATTTCTGCAACTGTGGCACGTCGGCCGGATCTCGCATCCGTCCTACCTGAACGGCGAAGCGCCGGTGGCGCCGAGCGCCATCCAGCCCAAGGGCCATGTCAGCCTGGTGCGCCCACTGGCCGATTACCCAACCCCACGCGCACTGGAAACCGCTGAGATCGCCGATATCGTCGATGCCTACCGTGTGGGCGCCGAGAACGCCAAGGCCGCCGGTTTCGACGGCGTGGAAATCCACGGTGCCAACGGCTACCTGCTCGACCAGTTCCTGCAAAGCAGCACCAACCAGCGCACCGACAACTATGGCGGCTCCCTGGAAAACCGTGCCCGCCTGTTGTTGGAAGTGACCGACGCGGTCATCGAGGTCTGGGGTGCCGGCCGGGTTGGCATGCACCTGGCGCCACGCGCCGACTCCCATGACATGGGCGATGAGAACCGTCTGGAGACGTTCAGCTACGTAGCCCGCGAGCTGGGCAAGCGCGGCATCGCCTTTATCTGCTCCCGCGAGAAGGAAGGCGACGACAGCATCGGCCCGCAACTCAAGCAGGCATTCGGCGGCGTGTACATCGCCAACGAACGTTTCACCAAGGACAGCGCCAACGCCTGGCTGGCCGAGGGCAAGGCCGATGCCGTCGCCTTCGGTGTGCCCTTCATTGCCAACCCGGACCTGCCGGCACGCTTGAAGGCCGATGCACCATTGAACGAGCCGCATCCGGAAACCTTCTACGGTAAAGGGCCGGTAGGTTATATCGATTACCCGGTACTGTAAGTTCGTAAACCGGCCTTGTGAAAAAGCCCCGCCTCGAAAGAGCCGGGGCTTTTTTCATATTCGCAGGCTGCATGTGCATTCGGACTTTTCAGCCATCGAAACACCAGATAACAACATGACACTTATTCAGCATGGATTCATTTGCACAACAGGACTAATAATAAACCCACACAACAACCCACTCACGCAATGGATTCAATCGACACTGACCAAACAATAATTTCACGCCTACAAAAGCGACACCCAAAGTTCTATTAATCAATTATCAGGCAGGCTTCAGCAAGCCTCGCTGTCAAGGAAGACGCATGACAATCAATATGAAAAAAAGCTTCACGCTCGCCCTGCTACTCGGCCCCATGGCAGTTGCCACCAGCCAGGCGAACACGGCCATAACCGTGGAGGTCGTGAACAATACTTCCCACGCTTTGGAAATGACAAACTTTCTAAGTGAGTTACCAACGTCCCCGGACTTCTCCTTGAGCAATTTCGATATCGCTGCCAAAACAAGCGACGAACTTTATTTCCTTCATAACAGGCGATATACCTACCCCGCCGCCGGCTGGCAACCAACGCTTAGAAAGATCAAACCGATCGAACTGGTTCTGTCCTACCAAATGAGCGACTTCAACTTTGGCTGTCAAATGCAAACTCGGTTTGAAGCGCCCATCGGTTTTGGCGTGTTGGAGTCCAGTTACCGACCAAACTGGAAAAGCAGAACCGCGTATACCGGCAATGGCGAATACACCTGCCGATCACTGATTTCGCAAAAGATGCTCGAACCGCCGTTCAATTACACCGTGAGCCTGATCATCGAATAGCCCAGGGCGCAAGCAATCTTCGGTGCCTGCGCAGCCCCGTGCATGAACAGGCCATGATTGCCCTGCACGATGGCGACGCGCGCTGTCAAAGTGCCCACGGTTCATCTATAAGTATTCTGCCGGGTCCAGAGGCCCGGCGGAGTCGTTGCCGAGCAGCTGCTATTGACACAAACCGACGCAATTAAGCATTTTGTTTCATTTGCGCAGGCTAGGGCTCTGACGCAGCATATCCAGCCCGATCTCCACCCAGCGCTCAGCCTCACCGGCCAACGCGAAGCTGTCGGGGGCCAGCAACCACTGGTAGAGGATGCCATCGATGTAGGCATGCACGGCAATCGCCGCCCTTTCGGGATCCAGGTCTTCCGGCAACTGGCCGCGATTCACCGCATTGCGCAACGACAAGGCAATACGCACATTACAGTCGAGGCTGACCTGGCGCCGCTGCTGGCGCAGATCGCACATTTCATCGGTGAATTCGCACTTATGGAACAGAATTTCATTAATGCGCCGGGTCTTCGGGTCCAGGGCCACCTGTTGAAACAACCGCACCAACAGCTTGCGGACACAGCCCAGCGGGTCCAGCTCTTCCTCATTTTCACTGGCACGTGCCAGGTCATCGAGCGGCTCATGCAAGGTATCGAGCATGGCCTGGAGCAAGTCGGCCTTGTTGCTGAAGTGCCAGTAGATGGCTCCTCGCGTCACGCCGGCCAGCGTCGCGATATCTGCCAGGGTCGTGCGCGCCACGCCTCGCTCGAAAAAGGCTTTTTCAGCCGCTTCGAGGATCTGGCTGCGAGTCTCCAGGGCTTCCTCTTTGGTACGACGGACCATGGCAGTAACACCTCAATCAGGATGCATCAGCAATGCGTAAGGATCAGCTGAATAAAAATGAGGCAACGTTTTCCGGAACGCGTCCCCGACCTGCACAGGCCTTTGTCAGGCTTTTGTAAATACGGATGGTACGCAATTTGGCTGTTTACAAACAACCATGTACGTAAGTATATTTCTTAGCATCCTACTAATTGTGTATCTCGCTCTTTTTTCACCTTCCACTTTTCGAGTGCGCCTGTTGCGCGCCTGGACCCGAGGATTTCCATGCAATTCAAGCCAGCTGTTACCGCTCTGGTCACTGCCATCGCCCTGGCATCGCTGCTCAGCGGATGCAAAAAGGAAGAGGCGGCGCCTCCCGCACCCACCCCTCAGGTCGGCGTCGTAACCCTCAAGACCCAGCCTTTCACCCTGACGTCCGAGCTGCCAGGGCGCACCAGTGCGTTCCGCGTCGCCGAAGTTCGCCCGCAGGTCAACGGCATCATCCTCAAGCGCCTGTTCAAGGAAGGTGCTGACGTCAAGGCCGGTCAACAGCTGTACCAGATCGACCCGGCCGTGTACGAAGCGACCCTGAAAAGCGCCGAGGCCAACCTGCGGTCCACCAAGTCAATTGCCGATCGTTACCAGCAACTGGTCAACGAACAAGCAGTGAGCCGCCAGGAATACGACACCGCCGTGGCCAATCGCCTGGAATCGGAAGCCAACCTGCAGACCGCCCAGATCAACGTGCGCTACACCAAGGTCTATGCACCGATCTCCGGTCGCATCGGCCGCTCTTCGGTCACCGAGGGCGCATTGGTCAGCAATGGCCAGGCAGACGCCCTGGCAACCATCCAGCAACTGGACCCGATCTACGTCGATGTCACGCAAAGCTCGGTGGAGCTGCTGCAACTGCGCCGCGAGCTGGAAAGCGGTCGTTTGCAGAA
Encoded proteins:
- a CDS encoding serine hydrolase domain-containing protein: MLKGWFLIPLLIFTLNTHAEDWPGEQWPTGPTPSGAAIEALESYAFAPRDDATRQGIRTDALLVIQDGRLVYERYAGPTSAETPHLTWSISKSLLATVFGAAYGEQLFGLQDPVVRYYPALEKHPDMTLADLFHWASGLDWQEDYEYAPLNSSVVAMLYTRGRRDMAAFTAQHESFGPPGQVFRYSSGDSNLLAAALKTIVGPVRYPDYPWTALFEPLAIRHATWETDARGTFVGSSYAYLTARDLARVGLLMQRDGRWGERQLIPKAWVAFNREPFVHFQAGQDEAVPGGHWWLNRAADPAIHPWPDAPEDTFAALGHWGQALYIIPSAKLVIVRYGDDRDGRYRHNELLKRVMAAFAGQVRR
- a CDS encoding ACP phosphodiesterase — translated: MNYLAHLHLGGPGREQLLGSLYGDFVKGPLQGLYDPQIEAAIALHRRIDMYTDRHPLVDIALSRFSTVRRRYAGIVLDVFFDHCLARDWTLYDEGPLADFTARVYQVLGTEAQLPGRLAQIAPYMAANDWLGSYQKFEVLGQVLRGISRRLSRPEELAGAMEELVRLYEPLSEDFRLFYPQLQDFAQNQTTSPI
- a CDS encoding TetR family transcriptional regulator, producing the protein MVRRTKEEALETRSQILEAAEKAFFERGVARTTLADIATLAGVTRGAIYWHFSNKADLLQAMLDTLHEPLDDLARASENEEELDPLGCVRKLLVRLFQQVALDPKTRRINEILFHKCEFTDEMCDLRQQRRQVSLDCNVRIALSLRNAVNRGQLPEDLDPERAAIAVHAYIDGILYQWLLAPDSFALAGEAERWVEIGLDMLRQSPSLRK
- a CDS encoding ArsR/SmtB family transcription factor yields the protein MTLDLDDIIKALAHPVRRDILNWLKDPKVQFPEQLHNHEFGICAGQIDQRCGLSQSTVSAHLAVLQRAGLITSQKVGQWHFFKRNEEVIQQFLKQMSQEL
- the olsB gene encoding L-ornithine N(alpha)-acyltransferase — its product is MTQIARISDTGNDRRLQAERLIGAQALQEAQALRFNVFSGEFNAKLKGAEMGLDMDDYDVHCAHIGVRDLNTGRLVATTRLLDHQAASSLGRFYSEEEFSLNGLVHLKGPILEIGRTCVDPAYRNGGTIAVLWGELAEVLNEGGYSYLMGCASIPMQDGGIQAQAIMQRLRERYLCTEYLQAVPKKPLPSLDVPSNVIAEMPPLLKAYMRLGAKICGEPCWDEDFQVADVFILLKRDELCPRYARHFKAAV
- a CDS encoding efflux RND transporter periplasmic adaptor subunit, with the translated sequence MQFKPAVTALVTAIALASLLSGCKKEEAAPPAPTPQVGVVTLKTQPFTLTSELPGRTSAFRVAEVRPQVNGIILKRLFKEGADVKAGQQLYQIDPAVYEATLKSAEANLRSTKSIADRYQQLVNEQAVSRQEYDTAVANRLESEANLQTAQINVRYTKVYAPISGRIGRSSVTEGALVSNGQADALATIQQLDPIYVDVTQSSVELLQLRRELESGRLQKAGDNAAMVKLTLEDGSQYPHEGKLEFSEVSVDQTTGSVTLRAVFPNPDHTLLPGMFVHAQLQAGVNSAAILAPQQGVTRDLKGMPTALVVGPDNKVELRQLKASRTVGSQWLIEDGLKAGDRLITEGLQYVRPGVEVKATEATNVNAKNPAPAQAADKAAGGKGE
- a CDS encoding MFS transporter — protein: MPLSLFILALSAFAIGTTEFVIMGLLPDVAADLGVSIPGAGWLVTGYALGVAIGAPFMALATARLPRKAALVTLMGIFIVGNLLCAIASDYNVLMFARVVTALCHGAFFGIGSVVAAGLVAPNKRASAVALMFTGLTLANVLGVPLGTALGQQAGWRSTFWAVTVIGVVALIGLIRFLPAKRDEEKLDMRSELVALKGAGLWLSLSMTALFSASVFTLFTYVAPLLGEVTGVSPRGVTWTLVLIGLGLTLGNIIGGKLADKSLANTLMGVFLTMAVVSTVLSWTSVALIPTEITLFLWATACFAAVPALQVNVVTFGKDAPNLVSTLNIGAFNIGNALGAWVGGSVIDHGLGLTSVPLAAGALAVLALLVTLITFRQGGNAELATATR
- a CDS encoding alkene reductase, coding for MATIFDPIKLGDIELKNRIIMAPLTRCRADEGRVPNALMAEYYVQRASAGLILSEATSVTPMGVGYPDTPGIWSNDQVRGWSNVTKAIHGAGGKIFLQLWHVGRISHPSYLNGEAPVAPSAIQPKGHVSLVRPLADYPTPRALETAEIADIVDAYRVGAENAKAAGFDGVEIHGANGYLLDQFLQSSTNQRTDNYGGSLENRARLLLEVTDAVIEVWGAGRVGMHLAPRADSHDMGDENRLETFSYVARELGKRGIAFICSREKEGDDSIGPQLKQAFGGVYIANERFTKDSANAWLAEGKADAVAFGVPFIANPDLPARLKADAPLNEPHPETFYGKGPVGYIDYPVL
- a CDS encoding lysophospholipid acyltransferase family protein encodes the protein MSRLRVYARIARVLLVVTLGLSMASVFGLFERLGVANSMVRRQRWSRFFMARLSRALPFSVTVHGQLPQRPMLWVSNHVSWTDIPLLGMLTPLSFLSKAEVRTWPVAGWLAAKAGSLFIRRGSGDSQLIRKQMSRHLEQAHPLLMFPEGTTTDGRSLRTFHGRLLSAAIDADVALQPVAIRYLRNGEPDSLAPFIGDDDLLSHLMRLFANDRGDVHIHLLQPIACHGQERAALAFQAQQAVHKALFGVTPEKQQAPVRPAAIAA